In the Phaseolus vulgaris cultivar G19833 chromosome 7, P. vulgaris v2.0, whole genome shotgun sequence genome, one interval contains:
- the LOC137829136 gene encoding uncharacterized protein has product MDAVVPASTVAVKASFTVVENPEAHLTAFHTQMMLSGGSDAVYCKVFMSTLSGTALDWFVSIPTGHITTFQQFSKMFVEQYIVNKAPPLVSYDLFDIRQYQGESLKDFLNRFGARIVRLPGKDEEMFVHAFKKGVLPGPFSESLIRNHPATFAEIRRRAVAHITAESEVTEKRGNVAPAKPRTQTRVQPQRIMEAAAGKRDQRTRHPYDPKKNKSKGPGRPRESNRPRGGNRPPRYEFVMGLANLIAIPNIAARLKVPEKTTEKILGPKPDAWCEFHKSFGHSISSCLALGHQLAELVKCDFLKDYLLEKQADQASGSQPASSGGQQHEVPIHGEIHTIAGGFSGRGCTASQRKRYARDRPRFLVPFVWQWTPKSGPSAKKKENSMRRRDRRSGKRHGNYLRRATSGKSNIQNGSLTSSWSRRAAGNGGCALTLQT; this is encoded by the exons atggacgcAGTGGTCCCGGCTAGCACTGTGGCAGTGAAAGCATCTTTCACTGTGGTGGAGAaccctgaagcccatctcacggcgtttcatactcagatgatgctctcagggggctcagacgcggtgtattgtaaggtgttcatgagcaccttgagcggaacggcgttggactggttcgtcagtatacctACTGGCCATATCACCACGTTCCAAcaattttccaagatgtttgttgagcagtacatagtcaacaaggcgccacctctggtgtcttacgacttgtttgacataaggcagtaccaaggggagtccttgaaggatttcctgaacagattcgggGCTCGGATAGTCCGTTTGCCAGGGAAAGACGAGGAAATgttcgtgcacgccttcaaaaagggtgtATTGCCTGGGccctttagtgagtcgctcatcaggaaccaccccgccacgttcgccgaaatccggcgacgtgctgtggctcacatcACTGCTGAGAGCGAGGTTACagagaagagaggaaatgtgGCCCCAGCTAAACCGCGCACCCAAACGAGGGTACAGCCTCAGAGGAtaatggaggcggcggcgggaaagagggatcaaaggacgcgtcacccttacgaccctaagaaaaataagagcaaggggccagggcgccccagggagagtaATCGCCCCAGGGGGGGTAATCGCCCCCCGAGGTATGAATTTGTGATGGGTTTGGCTaatttgatcgccatcccaaacatagctgccaggctcaaagtgcctgagaaaacgaCGGAGAAGATTTTAgggccaaagccagacgcctggtgcgagttccacaagagctttggccactctatcagTTCGTGTTTGGCCTTGGGGcaccagctcgccgagctggtcaaatgtgatttcctgaaggattacttgctagagaagcaagcggacCAGGCATCAGGGTCCCAACCGGCGAGCAGCGGAGGgcaacagcacgaggtgcctatccacggcgagatccacaccatagctggcggattctccggcagggggtgcacagcgtcgcaacgaaagag atatgccagggatcgaccccgatttcttgtgccatttgtttggcaatggacccccaagtcaggcccatccgccaaaaaaaaagaaaattcaatgaggagaagagacaggcgatcagggaAGAGACACGGAAACTACTTGCggcgggccacatcagggaaatccaatatccagaatggctcgctaacgtcgtcctggtcaagaagagcagcgggaaatggcggatgtgcgttgactttacagacttga